In the genome of Lactuca sativa cultivar Salinas chromosome 3, Lsat_Salinas_v11, whole genome shotgun sequence, the window GATTTGCAGATGAACTTGGAGTACTTTGCCATTGATAGCCAGGTACATGATAAACTAAATTGCATTCTAATCAattaaagtaatattttattttctttgaagTATATATATGCTATCTTTTTGGTGTTGACTAGTCAATTTCTATTACTCTACAGTGTTTTATCACCGATAACACAATGGTTTTGGAAGAGCTTTATGGGAATGAGGTAATGACCCGAAAAGGAGATGAATGTTTGAATGTGATGGCCAACCGAATTGCAACTGTATTTGCTTCATTATTGGTATGCAATTTTGcttcttttaatttaaaaaaataaaataaaatgtattttttttatcaagCTATATAAACTCTTTTCAGGAGTTCCCATTTGTACGTTATCGTGCTGCCAAATCCCTTGACCCTACCACAATGACAACAATTCGTGATTTGATCCCCACAAAGCTTGCTGCAGCCATTTGGAATTGTCTTATCAAGTATAAAGCTCTCAAAAACTTCAACTTTCCTCAAACAGAAACCTGCGAGTTGCTCATTCTAGATAGATCAATCGATCAGGTTCATAGTTTCTACATTCTTATATTCTTATTGCAATCTcttgtttttaatttttcttattattattttttttctagaTTGCTCCTGTTATTCACGAATGGACATATGATGCCATGTGCCATGATTTACTTAACATGGATGGGAATAAATATGTTCATGAGGTTAGTCTCTGTTTCTAGGCATGGATTGTTCATTGAGTTCTTTTTTTTACCTTTATTTTGCTATTATAAATCAAGTAAGTATACTACTTAGGTTGCAAGCAAAACAGGTGGCCTTCCAGAAAAGAAAGAGGTCCTTCTAGAAGATCATGATCCTGTATGGCTAGAGCTCCGCCATTCACATATAGCAGATGTATGACTCATGGGCTTCTTTCTTTTAGTTCTTACCAGATGCATTCtgatgttttttttaaaaaaaataaaaataaatcatgcATTGTCAGGCTAGTGTACGGTTGCATGACAAGATGACAAGCTTTGTGTCCAAGAATAAAGCTGCACAGATGCATGGCTCAAGGTCTGTTTACATATGATTTATTggtgtaaattaaaaaaaaaacttaatacctgatttaaaatattttgtttttgtgcgtAGAGGTGGTGGTGAGCTATCTACTCGAGACTTGCAAAAGATGGTTCAAGCATTGCCACAATATAGTGAACAGATCGACAAACTATCCCTCCATGTTGATGTAAGTTGGCAGAAGAGTGCTTATATTCTTATCATAAATATTACAAGATGCTGTTGTAATTGTGTAAGGATTTGAATGATGCAGATTGCTGATAAGATTAACAAAATAATTAGGGATTTGGGGCTTAAAGAAGTGGGACAACTAGAACAGGACCTTGTATTTGGAGATGCAGGAACTAAAGAGGTCATCAACTTCCTGAGAACACATCCGGTGAGTAAACTAAAACCTTATCTATCTACAAAAACCATTTCTGTATCTACAAAATTTTCTACCTCTTCATGCAGGATGCTGCCCGTGAAAATAAACTGCGGTTATTAATGATATATGCAGCAACTCACCCAGAGAAGTTTGAGAGTGACAAACTTGCAAAGTTGATGGAGGCAAGCCTTTAAAATTCATGAAATATGGATATTTACTTATTTTGGCATCTGTTGGAGCTTATA includes:
- the LOC111877644 gene encoding SNARE-interacting protein KEULE isoform X2 yields the protein MKEFHVRRKRPASEMVEDINKRRQPLPTMDAVYYIQPTKENVVMLLSDMSGKTPLYRDAYVFFSSSVPKELVNYIKKEQSIKSRLRAMKEMNLEYFAIDSQCFITDNTMVLEELYGNEVMTRKGDECLNVMANRIATVFASLLEFPFVRYRAAKSLDPTTMTTIRDLIPTKLAAAIWNCLIKYKALKNFNFPQTETCELLILDRSIDQIAPVIHEWTYDAMCHDLLNMDGNKYVHEVASKTGGLPEKKEVLLEDHDPVWLELRHSHIADASVRLHDKMTSFVSKNKAAQMHGSRGGGELSTRDLQKMVQALPQYSEQIDKLSLHVDIADKINKIIRDLGLKEVGQLEQDLVFGDAGTKEVINFLRTHPDAARENKLRLLMIYAATHPEKFESDKLAKLMELARLPQDDMSAVYNMRFLEGSSDSKKNSLAAFSLKFDVHKKKHGLRKDRTDEEAAWQLSRFYPMIEELIEKLSKNELPKSDYPCMNDPSPTFHGRTQSEPAKAVEPHAAAHSMRSRRTATWARPRDSEDGYSSDSILRHASSDFKKMGRRIFVFIVGGATRSELRVCHKLTTKLKREVVLGSSSLDDPPQFITKLKLLTANDDLSLDDLEI